The following proteins come from a genomic window of Dermacentor albipictus isolate Rhodes 1998 colony chromosome 8, USDA_Dalb.pri_finalv2, whole genome shotgun sequence:
- the Usp39 gene encoding ubiquitin carboxyl-terminal hydrolase 39, with product MSIGRQNMAAPPDAKKRKLNDEIKAGATSRAAHPADRPKQRRNCPYLDTINRNVLDFDFEKLCSVSLSRINVYACLVCGKYFQGRGTNTHAYTHSVQVSHHVFLNLQTLRFYCLPDNYEIVDSSLDDITYVLRPTFTKEDIVRLDTSDRLSRAYDGTTYLPGIVGLNNIKANDYCNVILQALSHVPPLRNYFLREENYMVLKRPPGDINVLLVQRFGELIRKLWNPRNFKAHVSPHEMLQAVVLCSKKRFQITQQGDPIDFLSWFLNSLHMALNGTQKTSSSIVYRTFRGGMNVYSRKVIPVEMTEAERRAALRTTEYDEKVESTGFMYLTADLPAQPLFKDELRENIIPQVPLFTILSKFNGTSEKEYRTYKDSTLKRFELTSLPPYLILYIKRFTKNTFFVEKNPTIVNFPIKDVDLGELIAVNVPDAAEGTYVYDLIANVVHEGEPGSGKGTYRAHILHRGSGKWYELQDLHVTEILPQMITLSEAYIQIWERRRKKLAASTSE from the exons ATGTCCATCGGGAGGCAAAACATGGCGGCCCCGCCGGACGCGAAGAAGCGTAAATTGAACGATGAAATCAAAGCAGGCGCAACGAGCCGAGCTGCCCACCCGGCGGATCGACCGAAGCAGCGCCGCAACTGTCCCTACCTGGACACAATCAACCGAAACGTGCTGGACTTCGACTTCGAGAAACTCTGCTCGGTGTCGCTTTCCCGGATCAACGTGTACGCGTGCCTCGTCTGCGGCAAATACTTCCAGGGCCGTGGCACCAACACGCACGCCTACACGCACAGCGTACAA GTGAGCCACCACGTGTTCCTCAACCTGCAGACGCTGCGCTTCTACTGCCTTCccgacaactacgagatcgttGACTCATCCCTGGACGACATCACATACGTCTTGCGGCCTACATTCACGAAAGAGGACATAGTCCGATTAGACACCAGCGACCGCCTGTCGCGCGCCTATGATGGGACGACCTATTTGCCTGGCATTGTGGGCCTCAACAACATTAAAGCCAATGACTACTGCAACGTCATTCTCCAGGCGCTCTCTCATGTGCCCCCACTCCGCAACTACTTCCTCCGCGAAGAGAACTACATGGTCCTCAAGAGGCCTCCTGGTGACATCAACGTCCTCTTAGTACAGCGCTTTGGCGAGCTAATCCGCAAGCTCTGGAACCCAAGGAATTTCAAA GCACATGTGAGCCCCCATGAAATGCTGCAGGCTGTGGTGTTGTGCAGCAAGAAGCGCTTCCAGATCACGCAACAGGGTGACCCCATCGACTTTCTCTCCTGGTTTCTCAACAGCCTGCACATGGCGCTCAATGGCACCCAGAAGACCAGCAGCAGCATTGTCTACCGCACATTTCGCGGCGGCATGAATGTCTATTCACGCAAG GTCATTCCCGTGGAGATGACAGAGGCTGAGAGGCGGGCTGCCCTGCGCACCACCGAGTATGACGAGAAAGTCGAGAGTACTGGCTTTATGTACCTGACCGCAGACCTGCCTGCACAACCTCTGTTCAAGGATGAGCTTCGGGAGAATATCATCCCTCAG GTGCCACTTTTTACTATCCTCTCAAAGTTCAATGGGACCAGTGAGAAGGAATACAGGACGTACAAGGACTCGACGCTCAAACGCTTTGAGTTGACGTCACTGCCACCGTACCTCATCCTCTACATCAAGCGCTTCACAAAGAACACATTCTTTGTCGAGAAGAACCCCACTATTGTGAACTTCCCCATAAAGGACGTTGACCTGGGTGAACTGATAGCTGTGAACGTGCCAGATGCTGCTGAGGGAACctacgtttacgacctcattgcCAATGTTGTGCATGAGGGTGAACCTGGATCAGGGAAAGGAACATACAG